The following are from one region of the Pleurodeles waltl isolate 20211129_DDA chromosome 4_1, aPleWal1.hap1.20221129, whole genome shotgun sequence genome:
- the LOC138286964 gene encoding zinc finger protein 135-like, producing the protein IKSKKTSANTHTGEKPYHCRECVKSFSDLSTLKKHQRTHTGEKPYHCSECVKSFSQLKLLKQHQRTHTGEKTYHCSECVKSFSDSSNLKRHQRTHTGEKPYHCSECLKRFSQLSYVQKHQLTHTGEKPFKCSKCVKKYSSLSSLKQHQRTHTGEKPYHCSECGSSFSESRALRNHQRTHTGEKPFKCSECVKRFCQLSELRRHQRTHTGEKPYHCNECVKKYSQLCHLQVHQRTHTGEKPYFCSECTSRFSCSSTLKKHQRTHTGEKPFKCSECVKRYSSLSTLKRHQRKHTGEKAYHCSKCETSFSESSALRNHQRTHTEENVMCTITVNKQVLLVVPQH; encoded by the coding sequence ATTAAATCTaaaaagacatcagcaaacacacacacaggggaaaaaccataccattgtagggaatgtgtgaagagctttagtgacTTATCAACTCTAAAaaaacatcagcgaacacacacaggggaaaagccgtaccattgcagtgaatgcgtgaagagctttagtcaactAAAACTCCTAAAAcagcatcagcgaacacacacaggggaaaaaacataccattgtagtgaatgtgtgaagagctttagtgatTCATCAAACCTtaaaagacatcagcgaacacacacaggggaaaaaccataccattgcagtgaatgtttgAAGAGATTTAGTCAGTTATCATATGTCCAAAAACATCAgctaacacacacaggggaaaaaccattcaaatgTAGCAAATGTGTGAAGAAGTATAGTTCTTTATCAAGCCTAAAACAACATCAGCGaacgcacacaggggaaaaaccataccattgcagtgaatgtggaagtagCTTTAGTGAATCTCGAGCTTTAAGgaatcatcagcgaacacacacaggggaaaaacctttcaagtgcagtgaatgtgtgaagagattTTGTCAGTTATCAGAGCTCCGAAGACATCAGCGaacgcacacaggggaaaaaccataccattgcaatgaatgtgtgaagaaATATAGTCAGTTATGTCACCTTCAAGTCCATCAGcgtacacacacaggggaaaaaccatacttttGTAGTGAATGCACAAGTCGTTTTAGTTGTTcctcaacattaaaaaaacatcaaagaacacacacaggagaaaaaccattcaaatgtagtgaatgtgtgaagaggtaTAGTTCTTTATCGACCCTAAAACGACATCAGCGAAAGCATACAGGGGAAAAAGCATACCATTGCAGTAAATGTGAGACGAGCTTTAGTGAATCTTCAGCATTAAGgaatcatcagcgaacacacactgaggaaaatgtaatgtgtaccATTACAGTGAACAAACAAGTACTTTTGGTTGTTCCTCAGCATTAA